One region of Opitutaceae bacterium genomic DNA includes:
- a CDS encoding ankyrin repeat domain-containing protein: MRVFGFFAIGLVAGLACVTAPTLEAAEPPKHVLFIAGAKSHAPGAHEFPAGSRLLADALNASGLPVSAAVSLGWPADQAALEQADLIVLYSDGLEKHVASGHGAWLRTRMEQGRALAVLHFALEPSEDDPDLRALLLDAIGARFDVGWSVNPIWTLHESPDATHPAARGVGKLNVEDEWYFHLRLGEGATRPRALLSAVPPMDSLGQDGPRSGNAAVRLDLERQVPQLLAWTFLSGQGTRGFGFTGGHFHANWYKDDFRRLVLNGLVWCCGIEVPGGGVASPAPREPIFSTIDEAIAHGDVDDVRRHIAADPKRALGAAGARLNPIHQAILRRKPDVAAILLAAGADPRKPDSSGRSPLHLAVERGDAGIVSLLLKAGADPTVRDRRGWTPLHHAAAKNQIEIARLLLDAPTDPNILSELGGTPLHEAAASGSVALVKLLLEHGTNPSIRSKPGVTALDIAREYKNTEVAEYLEKISH; this comes from the coding sequence ATGCGCGTATTCGGATTTTTCGCCATTGGGCTCGTCGCTGGCCTGGCCTGTGTGACCGCGCCAACTCTGGAGGCTGCGGAACCCCCGAAGCATGTCTTGTTCATCGCAGGCGCGAAGAGTCATGCGCCCGGGGCGCACGAGTTTCCCGCAGGCTCCCGGCTGCTCGCCGATGCGCTGAACGCGAGCGGCCTTCCTGTGTCTGCTGCGGTTTCACTGGGCTGGCCCGCTGACCAGGCCGCGCTCGAGCAGGCGGATCTGATCGTCCTCTATTCGGACGGACTGGAGAAGCACGTGGCGAGCGGCCACGGCGCATGGCTTCGCACACGGATGGAGCAGGGCAGGGCGCTCGCCGTGCTTCATTTTGCGCTGGAGCCTTCGGAGGATGATCCGGATTTGCGCGCGTTGCTACTCGATGCCATCGGGGCTCGCTTCGATGTCGGCTGGTCGGTGAATCCTATCTGGACCCTGCACGAGTCTCCGGATGCAACGCATCCTGCCGCGCGGGGCGTGGGAAAATTGAATGTCGAGGACGAATGGTATTTCCATCTCCGTCTGGGAGAGGGGGCCACTCGGCCGCGGGCGCTCCTGAGTGCTGTGCCGCCGATGGACTCGCTTGGGCAGGATGGTCCGCGTTCGGGAAACGCAGCCGTGAGGCTGGACTTGGAACGGCAAGTACCGCAACTGCTGGCGTGGACTTTTCTGTCCGGGCAGGGCACCCGGGGCTTCGGTTTCACAGGCGGGCATTTTCATGCAAACTGGTACAAGGATGATTTCAGACGCCTCGTGCTGAACGGGCTCGTCTGGTGCTGCGGCATTGAGGTGCCCGGCGGAGGAGTCGCTTCACCAGCACCCCGTGAGCCGATTTTTTCAACGATCGACGAGGCCATCGCCCATGGCGATGTTGACGACGTCAGGCGTCACATTGCAGCGGACCCCAAACGCGCATTGGGGGCGGCGGGAGCGCGCTTGAATCCGATTCATCAGGCGATCCTTCGCCGGAAGCCGGATGTGGCTGCCATTCTGCTGGCGGCCGGCGCCGATCCGCGTAAGCCGGACTCGTCGGGACGTTCCCCGCTGCATCTGGCGGTTGAGCGCGGCGATGCCGGAATAGTCTCTCTGCTCTTGAAGGCGGGAGCGGATCCAACGGTGCGCGACCGGCGCGGATGGACGCCCTTGCATCATGCGGCGGCAAAGAACCAGATCGAGATAGCTCGCCTGCTTCTGGATGCACCAACGGATCCCAACATCCTCAGTGAGCTCGGCGGAACTCCGCTGCATGAAGCGGCTGCGAGCGGGAGTGTCGCTCTCGTGAAGCTGCTCCTTGAGCACGGGACGAATCCATCAATCCGCTCGAAGCCAGGCGTGACGGCGCTGGACATTGCGCGCGAGTACAAGAACACCGAGGTTGCTGAATACCTCGAAAAGATTTCCCACTGA
- a CDS encoding Gfo/Idh/MocA family oxidoreductase: MSKKINIAIVGLGFGAEFIPIYQAHPHANLVAVCQRDPNKLGSIQAAFGIGKGYSDYDEMLKDPEIEAVHINTPIPDHAAQTLKALKAGKHVACTVPMATSIADCRKIVDLCRKTGLRYMMMETVVYAREFLFIKEKYERGDLGRIQFLQASHQQDMDGWPNYWPGLPPMWYATHCVGPMLALTDAQAEYVSCFGSGTIRPELIKHYNSPFAVETAHVKFKDSDLTARIIRSLFDTARQYRESIDVYGSKQSFEWTLIEHEPHVLHTAKRPEHKIPKKIKVPDYAKRLPAGIRKFTTKGVYDLGKKTHLSFTQGAGHGGSHPHLAHEFLTALVEGRDPYPNAVKSANWTCVGLCAHESALAGGKIVKLPAFTLS; the protein is encoded by the coding sequence ATGTCCAAGAAAATCAACATTGCCATTGTCGGCCTCGGGTTTGGAGCCGAGTTCATACCCATTTATCAGGCGCATCCCCATGCAAACCTCGTTGCGGTGTGCCAGCGCGACCCGAACAAGCTCGGCTCGATTCAAGCCGCCTTCGGCATCGGCAAGGGGTACTCGGACTACGACGAGATGCTGAAGGATCCGGAGATTGAGGCCGTGCACATCAACACCCCGATCCCTGACCATGCGGCGCAGACCCTGAAGGCGCTGAAGGCGGGCAAACACGTGGCCTGCACGGTGCCCATGGCGACCTCCATCGCCGACTGCCGGAAGATCGTGGATCTTTGCCGGAAGACCGGACTGCGCTACATGATGATGGAGACGGTGGTGTACGCCCGGGAATTTCTGTTCATCAAGGAAAAGTATGAGCGCGGGGACCTGGGCAGGATCCAGTTCCTGCAGGCGAGTCACCAGCAGGACATGGACGGGTGGCCCAACTACTGGCCTGGGCTGCCGCCGATGTGGTATGCGACGCACTGCGTCGGACCGATGCTGGCGCTTACGGATGCGCAGGCGGAGTATGTGTCGTGTTTTGGTTCTGGCACGATACGCCCGGAATTGATCAAGCACTACAACTCCCCGTTCGCTGTCGAGACGGCTCACGTGAAATTCAAGGATTCCGATCTCACCGCCCGGATCATCCGTTCGCTTTTCGACACAGCCCGCCAGTATCGTGAGAGCATCGATGTCTACGGTTCAAAGCAGTCCTTCGAATGGACGCTGATTGAGCACGAGCCGCATGTCCTGCACACGGCAAAGCGGCCGGAACACAAGATACCGAAGAAGATCAAGGTTCCGGACTATGCGAAGCGTCTGCCTGCAGGCATCCGGAAATTCACGACGAAGGGAGTCTATGATCTCGGAAAGAAAACCCATCTGAGCTTTACGCAGGGAGCCGGACACGGCGGTTCGCATCCGCACCTGGCACACGAATTCCTGACGGCTCTTGTCGAAGGCCGGGATCCGTATCCCAACGCCGTCAAGTCCGCAAACTGGACCTGTGTGGGACTCTGCGCCCACGAGTCGGCCCTTGCAGGGGGAAAGATCGTGAAACTGCCAGCCTTCACGCTGTCCTGA
- a CDS encoding xanthine dehydrogenase family protein molybdopterin-binding subunit → MTTLASPLNRREFLKISSLTGGGLLLGTYLQFTDEAAGDPSAAVVKGSSGDGAALNAFVRIATDGSIFIAAHSPEGGQGVRTSLPMLVAEELEADWKNITVELVPLDPIYGTQVAGGSMVTPRNYTPLRQVGASARIMLIQAAANRWSVPASECHASSARVHHASTGRSLGYGELADAASRLAVPDAKSIRLKDPKDFKIIGQRISGVDNPAIVTGKPLFGIDQVLPGMLFATYEKCPVFGGKVIDANLAEIKALPGVKDAFVIEGTQNLNGLLPGVAILANSTWAAMSARRHLRVKWNEGPHANDSWDSYLATAEGLAAKKGENLLRDDGDVSAALRKSTRTVEARYVYPFVYHANFEPQNCTAHFKDGVMELWAPTQRPAGGQDLISSVLNIPKDRIKVNITRIGGGFGRRLSSDFMVEAAAIAQRVDAPVKLTWSREDDIHHDHFRPGGMHYLKGGVDAAGNIIAWQDHFITFGNRKGGNPGAGGSLSPDEFPARFLPNYRTEQSMIVTHIPMGPWRAPGSCVFSWVIQSFIDELAAAAGRDPLEVRLSLLKDRGMVTTPGERPNGFDAARMQGVVKLAAEKAGWGRKLPRGQGQGIAFHFSHRGYFANVAEVNVSRDGVLKVERVVVAGDVGSQIVNPSGAENQVAGAIVDGLSAAALQEINIAQGRVVNGNFNDYHLLRIADAPHVEVHFNLTDNSPTGLGEPALPPLAPAVANAIFAATGKRIRTLPFSKTDLSWS, encoded by the coding sequence ATGACTACGCTCGCCTCTCCCCTCAATCGACGTGAGTTCCTCAAGATTTCGAGCCTGACCGGAGGCGGTCTCTTGCTCGGCACGTATCTGCAGTTCACAGACGAGGCAGCCGGCGACCCCAGCGCTGCAGTCGTGAAAGGTTCATCCGGAGACGGCGCGGCCCTCAACGCCTTCGTGCGCATCGCAACCGACGGCTCGATCTTCATCGCCGCGCATTCACCGGAGGGCGGTCAGGGCGTGCGCACCTCCCTTCCCATGCTCGTGGCCGAGGAACTGGAGGCCGATTGGAAGAACATCACGGTCGAGCTTGTTCCCCTGGATCCCATCTACGGCACACAGGTTGCGGGAGGAAGCATGGTGACTCCACGCAACTACACGCCGCTCCGGCAGGTCGGCGCGTCCGCACGGATCATGCTGATCCAGGCAGCGGCCAACCGCTGGTCCGTGCCAGCCAGTGAGTGTCACGCCTCTTCAGCGCGTGTTCACCATGCCTCCACCGGCAGGTCCCTGGGCTACGGCGAACTCGCGGATGCCGCATCCCGGCTGGCTGTGCCGGACGCAAAGTCCATCCGCCTGAAGGACCCGAAGGATTTCAAGATCATCGGCCAGAGAATCAGTGGCGTCGACAATCCCGCCATCGTTACCGGCAAACCTCTTTTCGGCATCGATCAGGTGCTGCCGGGAATGCTGTTCGCCACTTACGAAAAATGTCCGGTGTTTGGCGGAAAAGTCATCGACGCCAACCTTGCCGAAATCAAGGCGTTGCCGGGCGTCAAGGATGCCTTTGTCATCGAGGGCACCCAGAACCTGAATGGACTTCTCCCGGGAGTGGCAATCCTCGCCAACTCGACTTGGGCGGCCATGAGCGCACGGCGCCACCTCCGAGTGAAATGGAACGAGGGCCCGCATGCCAACGACAGTTGGGATTCGTACCTTGCGACTGCGGAGGGACTCGCGGCAAAGAAGGGTGAAAACCTGCTTCGTGACGACGGGGACGTTTCCGCCGCCCTACGGAAATCCACGCGGACTGTCGAAGCCCGGTATGTCTATCCCTTTGTCTACCACGCCAACTTCGAACCGCAGAATTGCACCGCTCACTTCAAGGACGGCGTGATGGAACTCTGGGCACCGACACAGCGCCCGGCCGGAGGGCAGGACTTGATCAGCTCGGTTCTCAATATCCCCAAGGACCGCATCAAGGTGAACATCACCCGCATTGGCGGCGGATTCGGTCGCCGCCTGAGCAGCGACTTCATGGTCGAGGCGGCTGCCATCGCCCAGCGTGTCGATGCGCCGGTCAAGCTCACGTGGTCGCGTGAGGACGACATTCACCATGACCATTTCCGGCCGGGCGGCATGCACTACCTCAAGGGCGGCGTGGATGCCGCAGGCAACATCATCGCATGGCAGGATCACTTTATCACCTTCGGCAACAGGAAGGGCGGAAATCCGGGTGCAGGCGGCAGCCTGTCTCCCGATGAATTTCCCGCCCGTTTTCTCCCGAACTACAGGACCGAGCAGTCCATGATCGTGACCCACATCCCGATGGGCCCCTGGCGCGCACCGGGAAGCTGCGTGTTTTCTTGGGTCATCCAAAGCTTCATCGATGAACTCGCCGCAGCCGCCGGACGCGACCCCTTGGAGGTTCGTCTCTCCTTGTTGAAGGACCGCGGCATGGTCACCACGCCCGGAGAGCGCCCCAACGGATTCGACGCCGCCCGCATGCAAGGCGTCGTGAAACTGGCGGCGGAAAAGGCCGGCTGGGGCCGAAAGCTGCCTCGTGGCCAGGGACAGGGCATCGCTTTCCATTTCAGCCACCGCGGCTACTTCGCCAACGTTGCCGAGGTGAACGTGTCCCGGGACGGCGTCCTCAAGGTCGAGCGTGTTGTCGTGGCCGGCGATGTCGGATCACAGATTGTCAATCCCAGCGGTGCCGAGAATCAGGTCGCGGGGGCAATTGTCGACGGCCTGAGCGCGGCCGCACTCCAGGAAATCAACATCGCCCAGGGTCGGGTCGTGAACGGAAACTTCAATGACTACCACCTGCTGCGCATTGCCGATGCCCCGCACGTCGAAGTCCATTTCAATCTGACTGACAATTCCCCCACGGGCCTCGGAGAACCAGCGCTTCCTCCCCTCGCACCGGCGGTTGCGAACGCCATCTTTGCCGCGACGGGCAAACGGATTCGCACGCTGCCATTCTCCAAAACCGATCTCAGTTGGAGCTGA
- a CDS encoding DNA polymerase codes for MDTLCGLWVADDGAVHLSLATDVGGRVERVERVRPFAWASGLVTGDLPSGVAQTRLGGDAAFPVLVQAETTGAYEEWMMRANASNLVVDAIRPMESQYLLQTQQRLFAEMPFSRLRRCQLDIETGSVDGSFSNASRAGDRVLAIGLKFGSVDRTLVLAEMSNAAEKELLEQFNRVLAEEDPDTIEGHNIFRFDLDYLRVRCRKLKVPCDWGRFGQKAGWRGGRLKVAERWIDFPRCDIPGRTVVDSYLLVQLFDIGARELTSFGLKDVAVAFGITPADAEATGKRTYLDAGAIQGAYLNDRERFLAYLADDLRETRGIVDRLLPTYFEQARTFPILFQETMLRGTTTKIDLLFLEEYLKARESCPAPPEIKPFEGGFTRSFQEGVFHHVLHFDVASLYPSLLLSIGRNPKSDTLGVFIPLLTSLRAYRLRYKQLARSAPTSEERAEAHARQANFKVLINSFYGYLGFSGARFGDGELAAEVTRRGRELLQQLIEEFRKHDCVILEADTDGIYLSSKRFHDAPENLLAAVARILPDGIELEFDGRYDAMFCYKAKNYALRDGGDVTFRGSALRSRGIEPYLRSLTEQMIQNVLGLDVPTPAETIGRLRLQIANRSLRVEQLARTENLGMGVDAYEKFVAGGGKPRRASAEAALLLPSRPKLGDRVTYYITMKRKGISSDWQRARPVSLYDANEHPYDPDYYLEKLDDWIDRYGRFLGMRRITDQTEFALE; via the coding sequence ATGGATACGCTGTGTGGTCTCTGGGTCGCGGACGACGGCGCCGTGCATCTTTCGCTGGCGACGGACGTCGGAGGCCGTGTCGAACGCGTGGAGCGGGTCCGGCCATTTGCCTGGGCAAGCGGACTGGTGACAGGGGATCTTCCGTCAGGGGTCGCGCAAACGCGATTGGGCGGTGACGCCGCCTTTCCTGTTCTCGTGCAGGCGGAGACGACCGGGGCGTACGAGGAATGGATGATGCGCGCGAATGCGTCGAATCTCGTGGTCGACGCGATCCGGCCGATGGAGTCGCAATACCTGCTGCAGACGCAGCAACGCCTGTTTGCGGAGATGCCGTTTTCGCGTCTGCGACGGTGTCAGCTCGACATTGAGACCGGTTCCGTGGATGGCTCCTTCAGCAACGCGTCGCGGGCCGGGGATCGCGTGCTTGCGATCGGCCTGAAGTTCGGTTCGGTTGACCGCACCCTCGTGCTCGCCGAGATGAGCAACGCCGCCGAGAAGGAGCTTCTTGAGCAGTTCAACCGAGTCCTGGCGGAGGAGGATCCCGACACCATCGAGGGACACAATATTTTCAGATTCGACCTCGATTATCTGCGGGTTCGATGTCGGAAACTGAAGGTGCCCTGCGACTGGGGACGCTTTGGACAAAAGGCCGGCTGGCGCGGCGGTCGCTTGAAAGTGGCTGAACGCTGGATTGATTTTCCGCGCTGCGACATTCCCGGTCGGACCGTGGTGGATTCCTACCTGCTGGTTCAGCTTTTTGACATTGGCGCGCGTGAGCTGACGTCCTTTGGACTCAAGGACGTGGCCGTGGCGTTCGGCATAACGCCTGCGGACGCAGAGGCGACGGGGAAGCGGACCTATCTCGATGCTGGTGCAATTCAAGGTGCCTACCTTAACGACCGTGAGCGTTTCCTGGCCTACCTGGCGGATGATCTGCGGGAGACGCGCGGAATTGTCGATCGACTGCTGCCGACCTATTTCGAGCAGGCAAGGACGTTTCCAATTTTGTTTCAGGAAACGATGCTGCGGGGAACGACGACAAAGATCGACCTGCTGTTTCTCGAAGAATATCTCAAGGCGCGCGAATCCTGTCCTGCGCCTCCCGAAATAAAGCCGTTTGAAGGCGGATTCACCCGGAGTTTCCAGGAGGGAGTGTTTCACCATGTGCTTCATTTCGATGTCGCCTCCCTTTATCCGAGCCTGCTTCTGAGCATCGGTCGAAACCCGAAATCCGACACGCTTGGCGTGTTCATTCCGCTGCTCACAAGCCTCCGGGCCTATCGGCTGCGCTACAAGCAACTGGCCAGGAGCGCACCGACGTCGGAGGAACGGGCGGAGGCGCACGCCAGGCAGGCGAACTTCAAGGTGCTGATCAATTCGTTCTATGGGTATCTCGGATTTTCAGGCGCGCGTTTTGGCGACGGGGAGCTCGCGGCCGAGGTGACGAGGCGCGGACGCGAACTGCTTCAACAATTGATCGAAGAGTTTCGAAAGCACGATTGCGTCATACTCGAGGCGGATACCGACGGAATTTATCTTTCCTCGAAGCGTTTCCATGATGCGCCCGAGAATCTGCTCGCAGCTGTGGCCAGGATCCTGCCGGACGGCATCGAACTGGAGTTTGACGGGCGTTATGACGCGATGTTCTGCTACAAGGCAAAGAACTACGCCTTGCGCGATGGCGGCGATGTCACGTTCCGCGGCAGCGCCTTGCGGTCGCGTGGCATCGAGCCCTACCTGAGGTCCCTCACCGAACAGATGATTCAAAACGTGCTTGGACTGGATGTTCCGACTCCCGCGGAAACCATCGGGCGGCTGCGGCTGCAGATTGCGAATCGAAGCCTGCGGGTCGAGCAGCTTGCGAGGACGGAAAACCTCGGCATGGGCGTCGATGCGTATGAAAAATTCGTTGCGGGAGGTGGCAAGCCAAGGAGGGCGAGCGCCGAGGCTGCGCTTCTCCTGCCGTCCCGCCCGAAGCTCGGCGACCGCGTCACGTACTACATCACGATGAAGCGAAAAGGCATCAGCAGCGACTGGCAGCGTGCGCGTCCGGTGTCATTGTACGATGCGAATGAACACCCCTACGACCCCGACTACTATCTGGAGAAGTTGGACGATTGGATCGATCGGTACGGACGGTTTCTGGGAATGCGGAGAATCACGGACCAGACGGAGTTTGCGCTCGAGTAA
- a CDS encoding ATP-dependent Clp protease adaptor ClpS — MRPVFKTRTLTESRPQVETELEGRWNVVVLNDPVNLMSYVVLVFKKVFGFDETTARKHMMEVHEKGRSVVWSGERERAEHYAFILHGWHLTAVLESDETH; from the coding sequence ATGAGGCCTGTCTTCAAGACCCGCACGCTGACCGAGTCCCGCCCGCAGGTGGAAACCGAGCTGGAGGGACGCTGGAATGTGGTTGTGCTGAATGATCCCGTAAACCTCATGTCGTACGTGGTGCTCGTGTTCAAGAAGGTGTTTGGTTTCGACGAGACGACTGCGCGCAAACACATGATGGAGGTTCACGAGAAGGGGCGGTCGGTCGTGTGGAGCGGCGAACGCGAACGCGCCGAGCATTACGCGTTCATCTTGCACGGGTGGCATCTTACGGCTGTTCTGGAATCGGATGAAACGCATTGA
- a CDS encoding proline--tRNA ligase: MTFWSRFFIPTLKESPADAEIASHKLLVRAGLVRKLSGGLYTFMPLGLRVMQKLTQICREEMNAASAIELWMPHVHPVENWQEGPRWAAAREIMFRVDSAGDGKRGPREPEFVLGPTHEEVITPLVKAEITSYRDLPKNFYQIATKFRNEIRPRYGLMRAREFVMMDAYSFDVNDDAAVKSYFGMKAAYEAYFRRLGILAIAVEADTGVMGGSFSHEFMVPAEVGDDDIIYCEESGYAANREKATSALIPADFADAPPAGGIEPFDTPGVVTIAALAEAPYSVSADRQFKTLVYIGDGKPFVVILRGNDELEEAKLGQLGFGLFRPATPDEILPVMGASPGSLGAVRGTIANPDALAGVFADHAVRLIGNGVTGANRDGVHLRNVNVKRDLAIGRFGDFRKVSAGEPCPKSGLPLKSRRGIEVGHIFKLGTKYSEKYGATYMDDQKQTHPMVMGCYGIGISRTLQAVIEQSHDADGIVWPWQVAPFHVLVCVLDPQVTEAMDLARTLAGEAERHGAEVLIDDRNERPGVKFKDADLIGIPLRVTIGGKGLKEGVVEMKPRSSKESLKVPLAEAPERLAAMIRELSAGSRG, from the coding sequence ATGACATTCTGGTCCCGCTTTTTCATTCCCACGCTCAAGGAAAGCCCCGCCGACGCGGAAATCGCGTCGCACAAGCTGCTGGTTCGCGCCGGTTTGGTGCGCAAGCTGAGTGGAGGGCTTTACACCTTCATGCCCCTGGGTCTCCGCGTCATGCAGAAGCTGACGCAGATCTGTCGCGAGGAGATGAACGCGGCGTCGGCGATTGAGCTGTGGATGCCTCACGTGCATCCCGTGGAGAACTGGCAGGAGGGGCCGCGCTGGGCGGCGGCGCGGGAAATCATGTTCCGGGTGGACAGCGCGGGCGACGGGAAGCGCGGCCCGCGCGAGCCGGAGTTTGTCCTTGGTCCCACGCATGAGGAGGTGATCACTCCGCTGGTGAAGGCCGAGATCACGAGTTATCGGGACCTGCCGAAGAATTTTTATCAGATTGCGACGAAGTTCCGAAACGAGATCCGTCCGCGCTATGGATTGATGCGCGCGCGTGAGTTTGTGATGATGGACGCGTACTCCTTCGACGTGAATGACGATGCGGCCGTGAAGAGCTATTTCGGAATGAAGGCGGCCTATGAGGCGTACTTCCGGCGTCTGGGCATCCTCGCCATTGCGGTCGAAGCCGACACCGGCGTGATGGGCGGAAGTTTCTCCCATGAGTTCATGGTTCCCGCGGAGGTGGGCGACGACGACATCATCTATTGCGAGGAAAGCGGCTATGCGGCGAACCGGGAGAAGGCGACAAGCGCGTTGATTCCCGCCGACTTTGCGGATGCACCGCCGGCCGGCGGAATCGAGCCGTTCGACACCCCCGGGGTCGTGACAATCGCGGCTCTTGCCGAAGCACCGTATTCAGTTTCCGCCGACCGGCAGTTCAAGACGCTTGTCTACATTGGAGACGGGAAGCCGTTTGTCGTGATCCTGCGCGGCAACGATGAACTGGAGGAAGCCAAGCTCGGACAGCTTGGCTTTGGATTGTTCCGCCCCGCAACGCCCGACGAAATCCTGCCTGTGATGGGAGCCAGTCCGGGAAGCCTCGGCGCGGTGCGCGGCACGATTGCCAATCCCGACGCTCTCGCAGGCGTCTTTGCGGACCACGCGGTCAGGCTGATTGGCAATGGAGTGACCGGAGCCAACAGGGACGGCGTGCATCTTCGCAATGTGAACGTGAAGCGCGATCTTGCGATCGGACGCTTTGGGGATTTCCGAAAGGTTAGCGCCGGCGAGCCCTGTCCAAAGTCCGGACTGCCGCTGAAGAGCCGCCGCGGAATCGAGGTGGGGCACATCTTCAAGCTGGGCACGAAGTATTCGGAGAAATACGGAGCGACCTACATGGATGACCAGAAGCAGACTCACCCCATGGTGATGGGCTGCTATGGGATCGGCATCAGCCGCACGCTTCAGGCGGTCATCGAGCAGAGCCACGACGCCGACGGCATAGTCTGGCCCTGGCAGGTGGCGCCGTTCCACGTGCTTGTGTGCGTGCTGGATCCACAGGTGACCGAGGCGATGGACCTCGCCCGCACGCTTGCCGGGGAGGCGGAGCGCCATGGCGCGGAGGTGTTGATCGACGATCGCAATGAACGGCCGGGAGTGAAGTTCAAGGACGCGGATCTGATTGGAATTCCGCTTCGCGTGACTATCGGCGGGAAGGGACTCAAGGAAGGGGTTGTTGAAATGAAGCCGCGATCGTCCAAGGAATCGCTCAAGGTTCCCCTGGCGGAGGCCCCCGAACGGCTTGCCGCGATGATTCGAGAGCTTTCCGCCGGGTCACGCGGATGA